The Dyella caseinilytica genome has a window encoding:
- a CDS encoding lytic transglycosylase domain-containing protein: protein MFAAVRQGGGAGPKANRLPALLLILFQVTLGCVFFLWFAPAHAGALFRCVGSQGEVVFSGNAAGYHDCKQVTSFATAAPHAARATKEVTSLAWVTGWADTTAQPIAPIVVSLDRVQGGVETTAQEAPASPLLTGKPGQWTYSESRDALSAAQASAGAQDSPDNRVLTGAVYRVVHKDGSVEYTNIQPSGALARNVTRLFSYIATCMACNLHSPINWGTVHLDLTDYADVIHNASLESGVDEALIRAIIHAESAFNPRAMSLKGAQGLMQLMPSTANDMGVLDAFDPAQNIHGGARYLGLLLKNFNGDVRLTAAAYNAGPGAVQHYNGVPPFAETQVYVQRVGELLQRYNKALRTGPASASL from the coding sequence ATGTTCGCTGCCGTACGCCAAGGGGGAGGCGCCGGCCCCAAGGCAAACCGCCTCCCTGCGCTTTTGTTGATCCTGTTCCAGGTGACGCTTGGCTGCGTCTTTTTTCTATGGTTTGCGCCGGCTCATGCGGGGGCGCTGTTCCGCTGTGTGGGGTCGCAGGGCGAAGTGGTCTTCAGCGGTAACGCCGCGGGCTATCACGACTGCAAGCAGGTCACGTCGTTCGCCACGGCAGCCCCTCATGCTGCGCGCGCAACGAAAGAAGTGACTTCGTTGGCTTGGGTAACTGGCTGGGCTGACACCACGGCCCAGCCCATCGCGCCGATCGTGGTTTCGCTGGACCGGGTGCAGGGCGGCGTGGAGACGACGGCGCAGGAAGCGCCAGCATCACCGCTTCTCACCGGGAAGCCAGGGCAATGGACGTATAGCGAATCACGCGATGCGCTGTCGGCCGCGCAGGCTTCCGCTGGGGCACAGGATTCACCGGACAACCGGGTGCTAACCGGCGCTGTTTATCGTGTGGTGCATAAAGACGGCAGCGTGGAGTACACCAACATCCAGCCCTCCGGTGCGCTGGCGCGCAACGTCACGCGACTTTTCAGCTATATCGCCACGTGCATGGCGTGCAATCTGCATTCGCCGATTAACTGGGGTACGGTGCACCTGGATCTCACGGATTATGCGGATGTGATCCACAACGCGAGTCTTGAGTCGGGCGTGGATGAGGCGCTGATCCGCGCGATCATCCATGCCGAAAGTGCCTTCAATCCACGCGCCATGTCGCTGAAAGGAGCACAGGGCTTGATGCAATTGATGCCAAGCACTGCGAACGACATGGGTGTGCTCGATGCCTTCGATCCGGCGCAGAACATTCACGGCGGCGCTCGCTATCTCGGTTTGCTGCTGAAGAATTTCAACGGCGACGTGCGGCTAACTGCCGCAGCCTATAACGCGGGACCTGGCGCTGTGCAGCACTACAACGGCGTGCCGCCATTTGCCGAAACACAGGTTTATGTGCAGCGCGTGGGCGAGTTGCTGCAGCGATACAACAAAGCCCTGCGCACAGGGCCGGCATCGGCGAGCCTTTGA
- a CDS encoding trypsin-like peptidase domain-containing protein, whose amino-acid sequence MKHAAGIVAFIARFVVLGLALAFVISLVWPGVGDRLRARFGLEHAPAAAVSTETTSTAVNAPASYSDAVAKAAPSVVNIYANKVVTEQAVKMFTDPLMQQLFGNTPAGPPVTRREQNLGSGVIVSPEGYVLTNNHVIANSDDIQVLLYDGRVAKATLVGADEETDLAVLKIQNAGNLPVIQMADPKKLRVGDVVLAIGNPLGLNQTVTMGIISAIGRQLSNSSPEDFIQTDAAINLGNSGGALVNSNGDLVGINTLLIGKAANAEGIGFAIPVDTATNVLRQLIATGHVIRGWLGADYGFVPVAADSGLPSAARGAQVTDIYPNGPAALAGLQVHDILLQLGNEDVRDPADLSRREADLKPGSKVELSGLRNGVPFHLMLTVAQRPLQTPTAASAANSSSS is encoded by the coding sequence ATGAAGCATGCCGCCGGCATCGTCGCCTTTATTGCCCGCTTCGTGGTGCTTGGGTTGGCGCTTGCGTTCGTCATCAGCCTGGTCTGGCCGGGCGTTGGCGATCGGCTGCGCGCGCGCTTCGGACTGGAACACGCGCCCGCTGCCGCGGTGAGTACCGAAACCACATCCACCGCGGTCAATGCACCGGCCTCCTATTCCGACGCCGTGGCCAAGGCCGCGCCCTCGGTGGTGAACATCTACGCCAACAAGGTCGTCACCGAGCAGGCCGTCAAGATGTTCACCGATCCGCTGATGCAACAGCTGTTCGGCAACACGCCCGCTGGCCCGCCGGTAACACGACGCGAGCAGAACCTTGGCTCCGGCGTGATCGTCAGCCCCGAAGGCTATGTGCTCACGAATAATCATGTGATCGCCAATTCCGATGACATCCAGGTGCTGCTGTACGACGGACGCGTGGCCAAGGCCACCCTGGTCGGCGCCGATGAAGAAACCGATTTGGCCGTGCTGAAGATCCAAAACGCCGGCAACCTGCCGGTGATCCAGATGGCCGATCCGAAAAAGCTGCGTGTGGGTGACGTGGTGCTTGCCATCGGCAACCCGCTCGGCCTCAACCAGACCGTGACGATGGGCATCATCAGCGCGATCGGCAGGCAGCTGAGCAACAGCAGTCCGGAAGATTTCATCCAGACCGACGCCGCCATCAACCTCGGCAATTCCGGCGGCGCACTGGTCAATAGCAATGGCGATCTGGTTGGCATCAACACGTTGTTGATCGGCAAGGCGGCAAATGCCGAAGGTATCGGTTTTGCCATTCCTGTCGATACAGCTACCAACGTCCTGCGACAATTAATCGCAACCGGGCATGTGATCCGCGGCTGGCTGGGCGCCGACTACGGCTTCGTGCCCGTGGCCGCAGACAGCGGCCTGCCGTCCGCAGCGCGGGGCGCGCAAGTCACGGATATTTATCCCAATGGACCGGCCGCCCTCGCCGGCCTTCAGGTCCACGACATCTTGCTGCAGTTGGGTAATGAAGATGTCCGCGATCCGGCCGACCTCAGCCGACGCGAAGCCGACCTCAAGCCCGGCAGCAAGGTGGAGTTGTCAGGCCTGCGCAATGGTGTGCCCTTTCACCTGATGCTGACGGTGGCCCAGCGTCCGCTGCAGACACCCACGGCGGCATCCGCCGCGAACAGCAGCAGCTCCTAA
- the petA gene encoding ubiquinol-cytochrome c reductase iron-sulfur subunit gives MANEVVDLGRRRFLTTTTAVVGGVGVVAAAVPFIKSWEPSARAKAAGAPVTQSLKKIEPGQQLIVAWRSLPVFIVNRTPPQLAALPKQDPRLVDPGSTGSSVDQQPKYAQNATRSIKPEWLVMIGICTHLGCVPDYVGEMKAEPFDPNWQGGYYCPCHHSRYDMAGRVYQGVPAPKNMEIPPYHFVDDTTVQIGVDPQGAA, from the coding sequence ATGGCGAACGAAGTCGTCGATCTAGGCCGCCGCCGCTTTCTCACTACGACAACTGCCGTAGTGGGGGGAGTGGGCGTGGTGGCGGCAGCAGTGCCTTTCATTAAGTCGTGGGAACCCAGTGCAAGAGCCAAGGCCGCCGGTGCGCCGGTCACCCAGTCACTCAAGAAGATCGAGCCTGGCCAGCAATTGATCGTGGCGTGGCGCAGCCTCCCGGTATTCATCGTCAACCGCACGCCTCCTCAGCTTGCGGCCCTGCCCAAGCAGGATCCTCGTCTGGTCGATCCCGGATCGACGGGTTCTTCCGTCGATCAGCAGCCCAAATACGCACAGAACGCCACACGCTCCATCAAGCCCGAGTGGCTGGTGATGATCGGCATCTGTACGCACCTGGGATGCGTGCCCGACTACGTGGGCGAGATGAAGGCCGAGCCCTTCGATCCGAACTGGCAAGGCGGCTATTACTGTCCCTGCCACCACTCACGCTATGACATGGCAGGCCGTGTCTACCAGGGCGTGCCGGCACCGAAGAATATGGAGATCCCTCCGTATCACTTCGTTGACGATACGACAGTGCAGATCGGTGTCGATCCGCAGGGGGCAGCGTAA
- a CDS encoding cytochrome b, whose protein sequence is MANVFSTIGEWVNERAPGLMPVYRKHMTEYYAPKNFNLWYYFGSLALLVLANQIITGIFLTMNYDPSASGAFDSVQYIMRDVEWGWLIRYMHSTGASLFFVVIYLHMFRGILYGSYKKPRELVWLLGMLIFLVLMAEAFMGYVLPWGNMSFWGAKVIVSLFGTIPVIGKDLVEWIMGDFLPADATLNRFFALHVIALPLVLILLVVLHLAALHEVGSNNPDGVDIKHGAKGNRWDATKPADGIPFHPYYTVKDLVGVGLFLAIGAFIIFFQPTFGGWFLEHDNSIPANNLVTPAQIKPVWYFTAFYAIVRMIPSAFGTAVWGVLGMFGAIVLLFLLPWIDAGKVKSIRYRGTGFKVALTLFVLAFFGLVLIGTDSTAELIPMLFGSSVDVTSVENLFGRVMVLIYFGFFVFLWLYTHLGWEKTKPVPERVTTHD, encoded by the coding sequence ATGGCAAACGTCTTCTCCACTATTGGCGAGTGGGTCAATGAGCGCGCGCCCGGCTTGATGCCGGTGTATCGCAAACACATGACCGAGTACTACGCGCCGAAGAATTTCAATCTCTGGTACTACTTCGGTTCGCTGGCATTGCTGGTGCTGGCCAACCAGATCATCACCGGCATCTTCCTCACCATGAACTACGATCCGAGCGCGTCCGGCGCGTTCGATTCGGTGCAGTACATCATGCGTGACGTGGAGTGGGGCTGGCTGATTCGCTACATGCATTCCACCGGTGCATCGCTGTTCTTCGTGGTCATCTATCTGCACATGTTCCGCGGCATCCTGTACGGCTCGTACAAGAAACCGCGCGAACTGGTGTGGTTGCTCGGCATGCTGATCTTTCTGGTGCTGATGGCCGAAGCCTTCATGGGTTATGTGCTGCCGTGGGGCAACATGTCGTTCTGGGGTGCGAAGGTGATCGTGTCGCTGTTCGGCACGATTCCGGTGATCGGCAAGGATCTGGTCGAGTGGATCATGGGCGACTTCCTGCCCGCCGATGCCACGCTCAACCGCTTCTTCGCCCTGCACGTGATTGCCTTGCCGCTGGTACTGATCCTGCTGGTGGTGCTGCACTTGGCGGCGCTCCATGAAGTGGGGTCGAATAACCCGGACGGCGTGGACATCAAGCACGGCGCGAAGGGCAATCGCTGGGATGCGACCAAGCCCGCCGATGGCATTCCGTTCCACCCGTATTACACGGTGAAGGATCTGGTGGGCGTCGGCCTGTTCCTTGCCATCGGTGCCTTCATCATCTTCTTCCAGCCGACGTTCGGTGGCTGGTTCCTCGAGCATGACAACTCGATCCCGGCGAACAACCTGGTGACGCCAGCGCAGATCAAACCGGTGTGGTACTTCACCGCGTTCTACGCCATCGTGCGCATGATTCCATCCGCCTTCGGTACTGCGGTATGGGGCGTACTGGGCATGTTCGGGGCGATCGTGCTTCTGTTCCTGCTGCCATGGATCGATGCCGGCAAGGTGAAATCCATCCGCTATCGCGGCACCGGCTTCAAGGTGGCGCTCACCTTGTTCGTGCTGGCGTTCTTCGGACTGGTGCTGATCGGTACCGATTCCACCGCTGAGCTGATTCCGATGCTGTTCGGATCAAGTGTGGACGTCACCTCAGTGGAGAACCTGTTTGGCCGTGTGATGGTGCTGATCTACTTCGGCTTCTTCGTATTCCTGTGGCTTTACACGCACCTTGGTTGGGAAAAGACCAAGCCGGTTCCGGAACGGGTGACCACGCATGATTAA
- a CDS encoding cytochrome c1, producing the protein MIKRYLSTFALAFGLLLGTSAVMAEGPDLPSAGTNLRDTASLQRGAHLFFNYCVGCHSLKYMRYERIADDLGLTEDDVMNNFNFTGGKFGDPVISHMPADDAQKFFGKAPPDLSLEVSAKGPDWVFAYLNSFYLDPKSPIGWNNLILPNAAMPFPLWELQGEQVPVMAAAKAGDDPQIEKLKLAHQGRLTPEQYQQATRDLTNFLEYVSDPAALQRRHYGIWVVLFLLAFTFLAYLLKKEYWKDIH; encoded by the coding sequence ATGATTAAGCGCTACCTTTCCACTTTTGCGCTGGCATTCGGCCTGCTGCTGGGCACCTCCGCGGTGATGGCTGAGGGGCCGGACTTACCGTCCGCCGGTACCAACCTGCGCGACACCGCGTCGCTCCAACGCGGTGCCCATCTGTTCTTCAACTACTGCGTGGGTTGTCACTCGCTCAAGTACATGCGCTATGAGCGCATCGCGGATGACCTCGGTTTGACCGAGGACGACGTGATGAACAACTTCAACTTCACCGGTGGGAAATTCGGCGATCCGGTGATCTCGCACATGCCGGCGGACGATGCGCAGAAGTTCTTCGGCAAGGCACCGCCGGATCTGTCGCTGGAAGTGTCCGCCAAGGGGCCAGATTGGGTTTTTGCCTACCTCAACTCCTTTTATCTGGACCCCAAGAGCCCGATCGGCTGGAACAACCTGATCCTGCCCAACGCCGCCATGCCGTTCCCGTTGTGGGAGCTGCAGGGCGAGCAGGTGCCGGTCATGGCGGCAGCCAAAGCAGGTGACGATCCGCAGATCGAAAAGCTCAAGCTTGCCCATCAGGGCCGCCTGACGCCGGAGCAGTACCAGCAAGCCACGCGTGACCTGACCAACTTCCTCGAATACGTGTCCGACCCGGCGGCCCTGCAGAGGCGGCATTACGGCATCTGGGTGGTTTTGTTCCTGCTGGCTTTCACCTTCCTGGCCTATCTGCTAAAGAAGGAATATTGGAAGGACATTCATTAA
- a CDS encoding glutathione S-transferase N-terminal domain-containing protein: protein MVQNARSRTVLALYSAADDIQCHRVRLVLAAKGVGYDLVQVDPAKPPEDLTDLNPYNSLPTLVDRELTLYDTSVVCEYLDERYPHPPLMPIDPLSRARLRLASVRIERDWLPEIDHIRAGGRPADAARKRLREQLLSTVPLFKASKFFLNPEMSLVDCLVTPVIWRLPALGVELGREGKPVMDYGERMFHSQGYARSLTSEERALRAS, encoded by the coding sequence ATGGTCCAGAACGCTCGTTCCCGGACAGTACTCGCCCTTTACTCCGCTGCCGATGATATTCAGTGTCATCGTGTACGACTGGTGCTGGCAGCGAAGGGAGTCGGCTACGATCTGGTCCAGGTCGACCCAGCCAAGCCGCCGGAAGACCTGACCGACCTTAATCCCTACAACTCGCTGCCGACGCTGGTTGATCGCGAGCTCACCCTTTACGACACCTCAGTGGTGTGCGAGTACCTGGATGAGCGTTATCCGCATCCTCCGCTGATGCCGATCGACCCGCTTTCCCGCGCACGGTTGCGGCTGGCGTCGGTGCGGATCGAGCGCGATTGGCTGCCCGAGATCGACCATATCCGTGCCGGTGGCCGCCCCGCGGATGCCGCCCGCAAGCGCCTGCGTGAGCAATTGCTGAGCACCGTGCCGCTGTTCAAGGCGTCGAAGTTCTTCCTCAACCCGGAGATGAGCTTGGTCGATTGCCTGGTGACGCCAGTGATATGGAGGCTGCCCGCGCTGGGTGTCGAGCTGGGACGGGAAGGCAAGCCGGTCATGGATTACGGCGAGCGCATGTTCCATAGCCAGGGCTATGCACGCAGCCTGACTTCCGAGGAAAGGGCGCTGCGGGCCTCCTGA
- a CDS encoding ClpXP protease specificity-enhancing factor, with product MTSNRPYLLRAIYDWISDNNLTPYMLVDAGHNGVRVPPHVIKNGQVVLNLAMRAVANLDLGNEWISFQARFSGVSHSIQIPVPAVLALYAQENGQGMMFPAEEEDGGDPPSDTPPSPPAPEPPTDGDKPKRSGSHLRVVK from the coding sequence ATGACCTCCAATCGGCCCTATCTTTTGCGGGCCATTTACGATTGGATCAGCGACAACAACCTCACGCCCTACATGCTGGTGGACGCGGGCCACAATGGTGTGCGCGTGCCGCCGCATGTGATCAAGAACGGGCAGGTCGTGCTCAATCTGGCCATGCGCGCGGTCGCCAACCTGGACCTTGGCAACGAATGGATCAGCTTTCAGGCCCGCTTTTCCGGCGTCAGCCATAGTATCCAGATTCCAGTGCCTGCGGTCCTGGCGTTGTATGCACAGGAGAACGGCCAGGGGATGATGTTTCCGGCCGAGGAAGAAGATGGTGGCGATCCGCCTTCCGACACGCCGCCGTCACCGCCCGCACCTGAGCCTCCGACGGATGGCGATAAGCCGAAGCGCAGCGGGTCGCATTTGAGGGTGGTCAAGTAA
- a CDS encoding DUF3301 domain-containing protein yields the protein MGDLATLLLLIILLGLGGTWLTLSRARDRAIQEARTRCQQYGLQLLDETVGLSGVRWRRIGERRVVERRYSFEVSIDGNDREAGHLWMIGNTLTALVLPTIELYTPELPDHSDGRANVAQSGNVVPFRRRNGDRDVRH from the coding sequence ATGGGCGACCTCGCGACACTTCTGCTCTTGATCATTCTGCTGGGCTTAGGCGGCACCTGGCTTACGCTCAGTCGCGCCCGCGATCGCGCCATCCAGGAGGCGCGCACACGCTGCCAGCAGTATGGGCTGCAACTACTGGATGAAACGGTCGGCTTGAGCGGCGTGCGCTGGCGACGTATCGGTGAGCGGCGTGTGGTGGAGCGGCGTTACAGTTTTGAGGTGAGCATCGATGGTAACGATCGCGAGGCCGGTCACCTGTGGATGATCGGCAACACGCTCACTGCATTGGTGCTGCCTACCATCGAGTTGTACACACCTGAGCTACCCGATCATTCCGATGGACGGGCCAACGTTGCGCAAAGCGGGAACGTGGTGCCGTTTCGGCGTCGGAATGGCGATCGGGATGTTCGGCACTGA
- the nadC gene encoding carboxylating nicotinate-nucleotide diphosphorylase, whose protein sequence is MTTALRFTPPDTATINADVERAFAEDLGMGDATASLLPADAQATAQLTCREDAVVAGIPWFNACIHKLDPQAKIDWHVTDGDRIAPGTVVCVMHGNARALVSAERSALNFLQLLSGTATTTATYVAAVAGTNVRVLDTRKTVPGLRLAQKYAVRCGGGHNHRIGLYDAILVKENHIIAAGSIAAAVLAARQLHPSLLLEVEVENLDELQQALDAGVDRIMLDNFTLPLMRDAVAHTAGRVPLEISGNVDLSTISDYASTGVDFISVGALTKNTRAVDLSLRLKID, encoded by the coding sequence ATGACCACTGCACTTCGTTTCACCCCGCCTGATACGGCAACGATCAACGCTGATGTGGAGCGCGCCTTTGCCGAAGACCTCGGCATGGGCGATGCCACCGCCAGCCTGCTGCCGGCAGACGCCCAGGCCACTGCACAGCTCACCTGCCGCGAAGACGCCGTCGTCGCCGGCATCCCGTGGTTCAACGCCTGCATTCACAAACTCGATCCACAAGCGAAGATCGACTGGCATGTGACCGATGGCGACCGGATCGCCCCCGGTACCGTGGTCTGCGTCATGCACGGCAATGCGCGTGCGCTCGTCAGCGCCGAACGCTCCGCGCTCAACTTCCTGCAATTGCTGTCCGGCACCGCCACCACCACCGCGACCTATGTTGCTGCCGTGGCGGGTACGAACGTGCGCGTGCTCGACACCCGCAAGACCGTGCCCGGCCTGCGCCTGGCGCAGAAATATGCCGTGCGCTGCGGCGGTGGGCACAACCATCGCATCGGCCTGTATGACGCGATCCTGGTGAAAGAAAACCACATCATCGCCGCCGGCAGCATCGCCGCCGCCGTCCTGGCGGCACGGCAACTGCATCCCAGCCTGCTGCTGGAAGTAGAGGTGGAAAACCTCGACGAGCTGCAGCAGGCGCTGGATGCCGGCGTCGACCGCATCATGCTCGACAACTTCACCCTGCCACTGATGCGCGATGCCGTCGCCCATACCGCCGGCCGCGTACCGCTGGAAATTTCCGGCAACGTCGACCTGAGCACCATCAGCGACTACGCCAGCACCGGCGTGGACTTCATCTCGGTCGGCGCGCTCACCAAGAACACGCGGGCTGTGGATCTTTCGTTGCGCCTGAAAATCGACTGA
- a CDS encoding DUF1631 domain-containing protein: MNPANEPSNIVNLSQRLDPSSGRGGDLLNAVRSIATRRLQQYIGNMFEHVDDALFDLAEKAENNAAQMHYFDGMREVRKRRPVIERSFLAQVSRELNDFVSGQRSTSQSGTATPLAGSIELSLVADNELEESLAITSMIGKNETRLARDLFAVNQRLSVICGGAKIEDATNPVGPALLAQAFRLSMRELSADMRVKLIIYKLFDRYVMASLDELYQETNAELMRAGVLPQLRHEVVRPGGGTATGTAAAAAGDVAAPVADDSEASAELLQTLRTLFGARRAHPDVPLSALTQGPLPTANELIGALSVLQSQAATVPVMPLSTGGASAMDITQQVLQLKEQLLSQLGSLRGQKPGQIATMDEDTIDLVGMLFEFILEDRNLPPQMQVMLARLQIPYLKAAIIDRKLFAHRQHPARRLLDGLAEAAKSWSEESDRDGRLHDTVKAIVERLLQEFDDDMTIFDRLFAELQQFQESNRRRAELAEQRVAESTRGREKLEQARRRAAREILNRIGDHVLPPLVHGVLSRAWANYLVLTILRKGDESPELREALRFVDAFIASTKPVRTPEAKRDLRQLLPGIERALRKGLANVAFQDADIERLLGQLHTYYRQQLGEAAIPTTEQQPQAAEGTPAPLPIPESIQPLAESMADLEDDPALAEPDAATVAPEVREELEHVSELKPGTWLEFNSTDDHFERAKLSWISPMSGRYLFVNRRGLKVADYSPYELATVMAEGRARILASNALFDRAMDAIVDRLSHEEARTNDTE, translated from the coding sequence ATGAATCCAGCCAACGAGCCATCGAACATCGTCAATTTGAGCCAGCGGCTGGACCCCTCCAGCGGCCGTGGAGGCGACTTGTTGAATGCCGTCCGGAGCATCGCCACCCGCCGCCTGCAGCAATACATTGGCAACATGTTCGAGCACGTCGACGATGCACTGTTCGATCTTGCCGAAAAGGCCGAGAACAACGCCGCGCAGATGCATTACTTCGATGGCATGCGCGAGGTGCGCAAGCGCCGCCCAGTGATCGAGCGTAGCTTCCTGGCGCAGGTGTCGCGCGAACTGAATGATTTCGTCAGCGGCCAGCGCTCGACCTCGCAAAGCGGCACTGCCACGCCACTAGCCGGTTCGATCGAACTTTCTCTGGTGGCGGACAACGAGTTGGAAGAATCGCTGGCCATCACCAGCATGATCGGCAAGAACGAGACCCGCCTGGCTCGCGACCTGTTCGCAGTGAACCAGCGTCTCTCGGTGATCTGCGGCGGCGCGAAGATCGAAGACGCCACCAATCCGGTCGGCCCTGCCTTGCTCGCTCAGGCGTTCCGTCTGTCGATGCGCGAACTCAGCGCCGACATGCGTGTGAAGCTGATCATCTACAAGTTGTTCGATCGCTACGTGATGGCTTCGCTGGACGAGCTGTACCAGGAAACCAATGCCGAGCTGATGCGTGCCGGCGTGCTGCCGCAGCTGCGTCACGAAGTGGTGCGCCCCGGCGGCGGAACAGCCACGGGCACCGCCGCAGCTGCCGCCGGCGATGTGGCCGCCCCGGTGGCGGACGACAGCGAAGCGTCGGCGGAATTACTACAGACGCTGCGCACCCTGTTCGGCGCCCGCCGGGCTCATCCGGATGTGCCGCTTTCGGCTTTGACACAAGGCCCCTTGCCCACCGCCAACGAACTGATCGGTGCGCTCAGCGTGCTGCAAAGTCAGGCGGCGACGGTGCCGGTCATGCCGCTGTCGACGGGCGGCGCCAGCGCCATGGATATCACCCAACAGGTGCTGCAGCTGAAAGAACAGCTGCTAAGTCAGTTGGGTTCTCTGCGTGGCCAGAAGCCGGGCCAGATCGCCACGATGGACGAAGACACCATCGACCTGGTCGGCATGCTGTTCGAGTTCATCCTCGAAGACCGCAATCTGCCGCCGCAGATGCAGGTCATGCTGGCACGTCTGCAAATTCCGTATTTGAAAGCCGCGATCATCGACCGCAAGCTGTTCGCGCACCGTCAACATCCGGCGCGCCGCCTGCTCGATGGCCTGGCAGAGGCAGCCAAGAGCTGGTCGGAAGAATCCGACCGCGATGGTCGCCTGCACGACACCGTCAAAGCCATCGTCGAGCGTTTGCTGCAGGAATTCGACGACGACATGACGATCTTCGATCGCCTGTTCGCCGAACTGCAGCAGTTCCAGGAAAGCAACCGTCGCCGCGCCGAACTGGCCGAGCAACGCGTCGCCGAATCGACGCGTGGCCGCGAGAAACTGGAACAGGCGCGCCGCCGCGCCGCACGTGAAATCCTCAACCGCATTGGCGACCATGTGCTGCCACCGTTGGTCCATGGCGTGCTGTCGCGCGCGTGGGCCAACTATCTGGTGCTGACCATCCTGCGCAAAGGCGACGAATCGCCCGAGCTCCGCGAGGCGCTGCGCTTCGTCGACGCCTTTATCGCCAGCACCAAGCCGGTGCGCACCCCGGAAGCCAAGCGCGACCTGCGCCAGCTGCTGCCCGGCATCGAGCGCGCGCTGCGCAAGGGCCTGGCGAACGTAGCCTTCCAGGACGCCGACATCGAGCGCCTGCTCGGCCAATTGCACACCTACTATCGCCAGCAGCTTGGCGAAGCGGCCATTCCCACCACCGAACAGCAGCCACAGGCCGCCGAAGGTACGCCCGCGCCGCTGCCGATTCCTGAAAGCATCCAGCCACTGGCCGAAAGCATGGCTGACCTGGAAGACGATCCGGCCCTTGCCGAGCCCGACGCAGCGACTGTCGCACCGGAAGTGCGCGAGGAACTTGAGCACGTCAGCGAACTCAAGCCCGGCACCTGGCTGGAGTTCAACAGCACAGACGACCATTTCGAACGCGCCAAGCTTTCGTGGATCAGCCCGATGAGCGGACGCTATCTGTTCGTCAACCGCCGCGGCCTGAAAGTCGCGGACTACTCGCCGTATGAACTGGCGACGGTGATGGCCGAAGGGCGTGCCCGCATCCTCGCTTCGAATGCACTGTTCGATCGCGCCATGGATGCTATCGTTGATCGACTGAGCCACGAAGAGGCTCGCACCAATGACACGGAATGA
- a CDS encoding Trm112 family protein produces MDKRLLDILCCPVSKTPVRPLTSSELSTVNQAIDAGQVLNVAGATVQARLSEGLITVDRKVIYRIEDSIPVMLPEEGIGTTQFNDFAA; encoded by the coding sequence ATGGATAAGCGCCTGCTCGACATTCTCTGCTGCCCGGTAAGCAAGACTCCGGTGCGTCCGCTCACCAGCAGCGAACTGAGCACCGTGAACCAGGCCATCGACGCCGGCCAGGTGTTGAACGTGGCGGGCGCCACTGTGCAGGCCCGGTTGAGCGAAGGGCTGATCACCGTGGACCGCAAGGTGATCTACCGGATCGAGGACAGCATCCCGGTGATGCTCCCCGAGGAAGGTATCGGCACCACCCAATTCAACGACTTCGCCGCCTGA
- the purE gene encoding 5-(carboxyamino)imidazole ribonucleotide mutase yields the protein MTVTTAAPRVGVVMGSRSDWETMTHAADLLQELGVSHEVRVVSAHRTPDLLFQYAEEAVSRGIQVIIAGAGGAAHLPGMLAAKTRLPVFGVPVQSKALNGMDSLLSIAQMPAGIPVGTLAIGRAGAVNAGLLAAAVLALHDPALAKAVEAYRSRQTQSVLDNPDPRA from the coding sequence ATGACGGTAACAACGGCAGCACCGCGGGTTGGTGTGGTGATGGGGTCGCGTTCGGATTGGGAAACCATGACGCATGCGGCTGACCTGCTCCAGGAATTGGGCGTGTCCCACGAGGTTCGGGTGGTCTCCGCACACCGCACGCCGGATCTCCTGTTCCAGTACGCGGAAGAAGCGGTCAGTCGCGGCATCCAGGTGATCATTGCCGGCGCCGGTGGGGCCGCTCATCTACCTGGCATGCTGGCAGCCAAGACTCGTTTGCCCGTGTTTGGCGTGCCCGTGCAGTCCAAGGCACTCAACGGTATGGATTCGCTGCTTTCCATTGCCCAGATGCCGGCCGGTATCCCGGTGGGCACATTGGCGATCGGCCGGGCCGGCGCGGTCAATGCCGGCTTGCTCGCGGCGGCGGTGCTTGCGTTGCACGATCCGGCGCTGGCCAAGGCGGTCGAGGCTTATCGCTCCCGTCAAACCCAGTCGGTACTGGATAACCCGGATCCTCGCGCGTGA